Genomic segment of Thiohalomonas denitrificans:
GATAGCCGCCAACAGGCAGCTGGTGCCCCAAACTTTCCCGGTCATAGCCCGCCCCCGTGTTGAGTCGTTTCCCATAGATTAAGCAATCTGGGAAGGAACGCTAGTGGTCCATGCTCAACCCCCAATTGCAGCAAAGTTCATGGGCGCATCATCAGGGAGGAAAACATGGCGCATCCATTGTTCGTCGAAAAACGTCACCCCTTCGTTCTCGGCCATCGAGGGGTCCCGCTGCTCCACCAGGAAAACAGCCTGGCCGGACTTGGCCGGGCAGTCGAACTGGGCATCGAGGGTGTCGAATTCGACGTCTACAGGACCCGGGATGACCACGTGGTGCTTTTCCACGACGAAGAAACCCACCGACTGACCGGGGTGAGGGGCAGGATCTCCGACATGAGCTGGGACGAAGTCTCACGGCTGCGCATCCGGCGCCGGCTCGATGTGGGGGGCGGGAGGATAATCGACTACGGACGGGAAGAGAGAATCCCGCTGCTGGAAGAGGTTCTCGATGAATTCAGCGGCAAGCTGCTAATGAATATTGAAATGAAGGCCTATGCACCCCGCTGGGACCGCCGGCACACCGGTACCGAGGTGGCCCGGGTTATCCGCCGCTGCGGGGCGGCGAATTCGGTAGTCGTCACTTCCTTCGACTTCTTCATGCTCTGGTATCTGGAGCGGGAGTTTGCCGGTCTGCATTCGGGCTTCGCCTACGACGACGGCATGCTCGGCGAGAAAGCAGGCGAGTGGTTCGAACGGATACCGGAGATCCGAACCGACCTGGCCAGGATGCCCGGTAATCAGAACGGTGTGAGTTTTCTCAATTTTCTAATGGAAGCGAATGCCATCGGTCGTTTGATCGACTCGACCCTTGTCGATGCTGAGTACACGCTCATCGACAGCGACACCGTCGAACGTTTCCACGCCAGGGGAATGTTGGTCGGTGCCTATACCCTCTTTCCGCTGGATACCCGACTTGCCCGTCATTCGTACGAAGAGCCGCTGGAAATCATCCGCCGTCTCGCCGAACAACGGGTGGACTGGATCGAGACCGACGATCCTGAGCAACTCCAGGAATTCTTTGCCCATCTGTAGGTCGGCCTTCAGGCCGACACCTATCGGGCCCACGCCCGTTCGGCTAGGCAGAAACCGGACTGGAGAGCGGCTTGTCGGGCTCGGTCATCGCCATCGCCTCGACCAGCAGCCGGGCCAGCTTGTCACCTTCGATCGGCTTGTGCAACACGCCAGTCATTCCCACCTCGATACAGGCGGCACGGTGTTCGGGGAGGACGTGCGCCGTCAACCCGACCACCGGCAGAGCCGGGGCAATCCGGTGTATGCGGCGGGTCGCCTCCAGCCCATCCATCTCGGGCATGCTCAGGTCCATCAGCACCAGGTCGAAATCACCGCCATCAACCCGTTCAATGGCCTCTGCGCCGCTCGCCACCCCCTCAACCCGATGCCCTGAACGGGAGAGTAGCTCGGCGGCCACCCGGCGATTGATGGGTTCGTCGTCCACCACCAGCACACTCATGGCAGGAGTTGCAGGATCGGACTCGGCCTCGGCAGGTGGCATCCGCCCGCGAGGCAGATTCAACTCCACCACGAACCGGCTTCCGGCACCGGGACGACTCTCTACTCGGATGTCACCGCCCATCAATTGCACCAGTTCGCGGGCGATAGAAAGACCCAGCCCGCTCCCGCCGTAGCGTCGGGCAATACCGTCGTCGGCTTGCCTGAACCGTTCGAACAGGTGTGCCTTCGCGTCCGGAGCGATACCGATGCCGGTGTCCTCTACCGAGAACAGCAACGGACTGACCGGGTCGTCCCGCCGCAGATACTCAAGCCGAACCCGCACCTCCCCCTGCTCGGTAAATTTCAGAGCATTGCCCATGAGATTGAGAAACACCTGCCGCAAGCGACCCGCATCGCCCACCAGTACCGCAGGCACCATGGGATCAATGGTCAGACTCAGCGTCAAGCCCTTCTTGGCCGCATCAGGGGTCAACAGAAAGCGCAGTTCCTCCAGCAACTTCCGGGGTTCGAAGGGATTGCTTGCAATCTCGACACGGCCCGCCTCCACGCGGGAGTAATCGAGGACATCCTCGAGCAGGGTCGTCAATGAACGGCCCGAGTGTCGAATACTTTCCACGTATTCCCGTTGTTGGTCGTTCAGGTCGGTATCCCGCAACAGATCCGTCATGCCCAGCACCCCGTTCAGTGGGGTCCGGATCTCATGGCTCATGTTCGCCAGAAACGCCGACTTGGCGGCGTTGCCCTGCTGCGCAATCTCTTTATCACGGCTCAGGCGGCGTACCCGATCGGCCAGAGCCAGCGACATGACGAACATCTCGAACAGCACCGCCCAGAACGCCCAAATCCCGGCATCCAGGGTCAGTTCCAGAACCCCGAGCACCCCGAGCATGCCCCGGCTGGTCATGGCCACCATGACTCCCCATCCGGCCAGCAGATAGCGGGCTTCAGGTTTCCCCCGGGCAATCGCCGTCACCCCGGCTGAAATCACCAGTAGAGTCAATACCAGGTGGCTACCGCGGACCAGCGTAAAGAACAAATGGGGTTCCAGGAAAAGGGCCAGCGGCAGACCGCCCAGGACCAGACCGATAAACAGCCGATAGACAAGCGCCAGCCTGGGTGCGATCGTCGGCAGGTCCAGGAACCGATAGACGAACAGCGCCCCGAACACCACACCCACGAGGATTCCCGGAATATTGAGCGTCGCGTAACGCTCCACTACAGGGAGTACCGCGCCAATGGATCCCATGGCGGTCAGGAGATAGAGCAGATGGCCGCCGGCATGCCCCACATAGAACAGATAAACCGGCATCCTCAGGCTGATTCCGAGGAACAGATTGTAGAAAATCAGCGCGGCAATCGCGCCGGCGGCTGCCCAGATCGCCACCCCGTGAAAACGGCCCTCCGCCTGGGCGACGTCGTAGGGTTTAATGAAGACCAGTCCACGATGCGGTACCGGCCCTTCCAGGCGCAGCGCCACCGTGTGCCGGGTATTCGGCGGCAGGTCGATGGGCAGGATCTGGCCGATAATGAAATCCGGGGTCTCGGCCAATTCCAGAAGATCAACGGCTTGGTGGTGTACCGGCTCGTCTCCGGCGAACAGCGTCAGCTCCGCTTTTTCGATAGCGGTGTTACCCAGATGCATGACCCACCGCCCGGGAGCATCCCGGTTTTGCACCTCGGCCACCCACCAGTAGATTTCAGCGGGGGCATCAAGGGGGGCCGGCGCCCCACTGGCCAACAACGCACCCGCGCGTTGCTTTGCCTGGTGCGGCGTCAAATCGCCGGACGCATCTTCAAGCATTACCGGGCCTCTAACCACCGGTGAGGGATAGTCGAAAAAGGCAATAAAGCTCAGCCATCCGGCCAGCAGGAAGAGCACCGCAAGAATCGGCGCGCAGATCCAGATGGCACCGATAGAACGGATTCCGTTTGACACCGATAGTAGACGGGAAAGCGGGCGGCGATCATGCATGGGACAGTCCCTGGTCCGGAAAAGATGCTGTCTCTTATACCTTGTCAGGCAATTCCCCTGCAAGGTTGGCTATCCGTCCGGAACACGTCTACTGCAACCGCCCGCACCGGAGTGAGCGCGTGCTCACCCCGGCAGTAGATGCTCCCCCTTACCATCTACTCGATAGTCTTTTGGCCCTCCTCCGAGAACTCGCTCTCAAGCCCCTCGCTATCCAGGGCAGTCATGGTGAAATACCACTGTCCCTGGTCCAATTGCTCGAGAACGTAGGAGGTAACCCCCGCACCGATCTCCACGGTTTCGGAGTAGTCGCCGGAGCTTTGACCGTAACGGAGCCGATAGCCAGCGAGGTCTGTCAGTGCACTGCCATCGGTGCGTGTAGTCGGGGGTGTCCAGCTGATGGCCGCACTGCCGTTGGCGGTGCCGTCGTCGTTAACCACGAGATCAAAGGCATCCAGAGCGGACGTCAATGCACCGTCGGTCACGCTAATCACAATCCCGCTGGTTGTGCCTACATCGGTAGAGCCGGGCGTCCCGCTCAAGGTACCGGTTGCACTATCGAACTGCGCCCAGGCCGGATGGTTCTCGATACCGAAAGACAACTCATCCCCATCGGGATCGGAGGCAGTGGGGGTAAACCGGTATTCGCTGTTCTCGGTCACTTCGGTGGGTGGCGTGCCACTGATTTCCGGAGCACTGTTGACCGGCTCGGATTCCGTATCGGATCCGTCATCGGTGTCGCCGGTGGACGTGTGGACGGTCAGGTCGAAGGGGTCAAGGCTCGCAACATGGGTACCATCGGTGACCTCGATGACGATGCCTGCCGTGGTGCCCACTTCGCCTGCCGCGGGGGTCCCGCTCAATTCGCCACTCTTGCGGTCGAAGCCCGCCCAAGCCGGCCGATTGATTATGGAAAACTTGAGTCTGTCACCATCGGCGTCCGTTACCGCTGGTACAAACAGATAGGCGGCACCCGCGTCTACTTCGGTGGCCGGTGATCCCTCGATGACCGGTGGGCTGTTTTCCACCACGGTTGCGTCGTCGCCATGTCGGTCCCACCAGTTGGTGTTACTGGCCGGAGGAGCCGCCTGTAGTGTCCCCATCAGCAGCCCTGCCGAGAAAAGTGCAGCCAAGCGAAGCGAAGTCTTTGGAGAGTTCATTAAATCTGCCCCTGATTAAAAGGTGTGGCCCGTTGGAAACGGGTGCAGTGCGTCGGTATCGACGTACCGATTCGTTGATAGGGGCTATTTTGCGCGGGACACGCCCGGGGTTCTGAGAGGTCTTTCACGTCACGTTAGAGCGCCAGCCGAGCAAACGGAACGGCAACTCATTCCTGGCGAGAAGCCTTTCGCAATTCGGACAGCATCCGCTTCTCGGGCAGCTCGGCCTTGAGCCCGACAAGCTGCTAGGCAGTAGTTAGCGCAAAGGATGAACTTGCCGAATTAACGGCTATGCTGATCATCACTGTGTCCCATTGGACGGTAGATATTCCAAGGATGGTTGGTATGCATACAGACAACGCCGCCTGCGGCATCCACATGAGTTCGCTTTCCAGAAAATCTCTTGGGGCATTCTGCTTGCTAGGGGCCCTGTTCCTGTCGACAGGCGCCGTTCAGGCAGAGTCACCAGAGCCGGATCCACCCCTGGCTGTAGATGCCTACAGCGACGAGTATGATGAACTGTTCCGCCACTACTCCCGCCGGTTCTTTGGCCCCTTTGTCGACTGGCGCTGGTTCAAGGCCCAGGCCGTGGCCGAATCCTTTCTGAACGAGAGGGCCGTGAGTCCGGTAGGTGCCCGAGGTCTGATGCAATTGATGCCAAATACGTACAAGGAGATTCGCACCGGGCATTCGGAACTGGGCGAGATCTACTCACCCTGGTGGAATGTTGCAGCCGGCCTTTACTACAACAGCATGCTCTACCGTAAATGGAACGACGAGTTTCAGGGGAATGATCGATTCCTGCTGATGCTGGCGAGCTACAACGCCGGCTTCTACCGGGTGCGCCAGGGGCTGCAGCGGGTCGGAAAGGTGCGGACGTGGGAGGAGATCGAAGACCATGTGCCGGCCGAAACCAGGGCCTATGTGGCGAGAATTCGGCAGCTGATGCGCCCGAAACCGCAAGCGCCTATTGTAGCCAGCGCGCAGACCCCGTAGTGCCGGACTCAGGGAATAACCCGTTGGTTACTTTTCCGCAATCGGCTCCGGTTCAGAGACGAGTTTTCCATAGATCCAACCGACCTGGGGCGATTCCCCGCCGACGCCGATCTTTACCCAGTCTCCACGCCGGAGGAATTCCACCAAACGTTTGCCGCGGTCCATTACGGCGATCACCCGGTGATCGGTCCCCGGACCGCCGCGAATGTTTGCACGCCTAACGACCACTTCGGTCAAAAGCCCGAATACCTGCGGTTGTTCGGCCAGAAGTTCCTTGGCTGCCTCTTCCACTTCAGGATTCGCTCGTCCGGCCAGTTGCCGCAGAGCAAGTCGCGCATCCTGGTGGCCCTGGCGGGCCGCCCCGCTCCAGAGGCGCATGGCGGCCGGGAAATCCCGTTCAACACTGTCGCTACCGATAGTGTAGAGGGTTCCGAGCGAAAACATGGCCTCCAGGTGCCCCTGTTCGACCGCGCGCTGCCACCAGGTGACGGCCTCCCGATCGTCAATGGCCAGACCGTAGCCGTGGTGATACATCCACCCCAATGCAAATTGGGCCTCCGCATCGCCCTCTTCGGCCAGAGGCTGCCATTGACAATAGGCCATGGCGTAGTTTCCCTGCTGCATGGCCTCGGATGCCCGGCTGTGGATATCTTCCGGTATGCCCGCCGGTTGGGCGCCTTGCGCCATACCTGTAGTCAGGCACAAACCGAGTGCCCCTACAAGTCGCAATCGTCGACTCATCACGGCCTCCGGATTGGATGAATTGCCCCGCAAACTGCGGAACGATAATCAGGCCGCACGCATCGCACGTGACAGCCTGTTGCTCGGAACACTATAAGGATTCCGGGTGACAGCAGCGGGGAGAACAGGGGCCGAATCGGTCCGGTGATGGCTCCGACTCGGTGCAGGGCAGGAAGGGGTTTGGAAACAGAGTGGCCCCGAAGGGCCACTCCAGAGAAGCGGCTTACTGCTGGGTGCCGCCCTCTTCCTGCTGCATTTCGCCGGGCTGCTGTTGAGTACCTTGCTCCTGTTCTGGCGGTTGCTGTTCGATCGTATCCTGCTGGCCCGGTTGCTCACCGAACTCACCACCCTCTTCGGCACAGCCATAAAGACCGAGCGCCATCAGCGCAGCCAACGTTGCGATCATCTTCCTTGATTTCATTACACTCTCCTCTCGACATGTGACGTGCAGATCACTCTGACACTGCTTTTGCCTGGCTACTACCCAGGGGCATTGAATGCTTATCCCAAAGATAGACACCCCTTGGCATGAAATGTAGTTTTAGACGAGCGTAGACGTCTGGTCGTGTAATTGTCTATGTCTGTACAGCTGCCGCAACCACCGATTTCGGCAATTTTTTGGTTCTCCGGCTATGAGAACGGGTTATCGGGCGTCCGAACTGGTAGCTGCTGTTCGTCGTCTCTTTTTAACCGGCTTCAAGCGGTGAATGAGAGTAATCAGGGAGCTTTCACCCGCACCTTGCCCGGAGCCCTGGTTGGAAGCGTGATCCTCAATGACACAAAGAATCCCCGCATGCTCCAGCCGTTCTGTAAGCCGCTGCGCCTCGGTGACCGCACTAAACCGCTTCAGCACCTTTCGCTGGCCGTTTAGCAACAATCCAACCTTCTCTTCCGATAAACCGATATCCAGGATCAGGTTGCTGGTGACGGTAGCGGTATCCTTGTCGGAGACCAGCTTCCCGGTAAAAACAACTTGGTATCGTTTATCACTCATGGTCACGCCCTGTCTGTCCGCCGGTTCAGGTTAGGGAAAGTGAATCGGCCAATTTGTGACATAGTCGGCAAATCTCGACTTTGCCGCAGTTGATACACATCAACAACGGTCATCAGTGACCCCGAATCTCCCGAAGGTGTGCCCCCACAAGGCTTTCACAACACGCCGATGGTCGAAATGTTGCCCGAAATGTGTCGGGTTCAGGAGAATTCGCACTAACGTTCAGCTGGTTTTGTGAAAGCTCCCACAGCCCGAAATGACGGAGTCGCTGACAATGTGCCGCCGAGTCCAAGCCGGATTGAATGTTCATGCGCTACTTCGTGTTGACCGCCCTTTTGCTATTGGCGGCGGGTTCCAGTTTCGCCGAGACCCGCTATGTGAGTGATGAACTCACCATTACCCTGCGCGCAGGGCAGGGTAATGCCTACAAGATCCTGCAGACACTCCGTTCGGGCGAACAGCTTCAGATCCTGGAAGAGGATGGTGAGTTTATTCGTGTGCGGACAAA
This window contains:
- a CDS encoding hybrid sensor histidine kinase/response regulator; this encodes MHDRRPLSRLLSVSNGIRSIGAIWICAPILAVLFLLAGWLSFIAFFDYPSPVVRGPVMLEDASGDLTPHQAKQRAGALLASGAPAPLDAPAEIYWWVAEVQNRDAPGRWVMHLGNTAIEKAELTLFAGDEPVHHQAVDLLELAETPDFIIGQILPIDLPPNTRHTVALRLEGPVPHRGLVFIKPYDVAQAEGRFHGVAIWAAAGAIAALIFYNLFLGISLRMPVYLFYVGHAGGHLLYLLTAMGSIGAVLPVVERYATLNIPGILVGVVFGALFVYRFLDLPTIAPRLALVYRLFIGLVLGGLPLALFLEPHLFFTLVRGSHLVLTLLVISAGVTAIARGKPEARYLLAGWGVMVAMTSRGMLGVLGVLELTLDAGIWAFWAVLFEMFVMSLALADRVRRLSRDKEIAQQGNAAKSAFLANMSHEIRTPLNGVLGMTDLLRDTDLNDQQREYVESIRHSGRSLTTLLEDVLDYSRVEAGRVEIASNPFEPRKLLEELRFLLTPDAAKKGLTLSLTIDPMVPAVLVGDAGRLRQVFLNLMGNALKFTEQGEVRVRLEYLRRDDPVSPLLFSVEDTGIGIAPDAKAHLFERFRQADDGIARRYGGSGLGLSIARELVQLMGGDIRVESRPGAGSRFVVELNLPRGRMPPAEAESDPATPAMSVLVVDDEPINRRVAAELLSRSGHRVEGVASGAEAIERVDGGDFDLVLMDLSMPEMDGLEATRRIHRIAPALPVVGLTAHVLPEHRAACIEVGMTGVLHKPIEGDKLARLLVEAMAMTEPDKPLSSPVSA
- a CDS encoding SH3 domain-containing protein, whose product is MSRRLRLVGALGLCLTTGMAQGAQPAGIPEDIHSRASEAMQQGNYAMAYCQWQPLAEEGDAEAQFALGWMYHHGYGLAIDDREAVTWWQRAVEQGHLEAMFSLGTLYTIGSDSVERDFPAAMRLWSGAARQGHQDARLALRQLAGRANPEVEEAAKELLAEQPQVFGLLTEVVVRRANIRGGPGTDHRVIAVMDRGKRLVEFLRRGDWVKIGVGGESPQVGWIYGKLVSEPEPIAEK
- a CDS encoding fibronectin type III domain-containing protein, with translation MNSPKTSLRLAALFSAGLLMGTLQAAPPASNTNWWDRHGDDATVVENSPPVIEGSPATEVDAGAAYLFVPAVTDADGDRLKFSIINRPAWAGFDRKSGELSGTPAAGEVGTTAGIVIEVTDGTHVASLDPFDLTVHTSTGDTDDGSDTESEPVNSAPEISGTPPTEVTENSEYRFTPTASDPDGDELSFGIENHPAWAQFDSATGTLSGTPGSTDVGTTSGIVISVTDGALTSALDAFDLVVNDDGTANGSAAISWTPPTTRTDGSALTDLAGYRLRYGQSSGDYSETVEIGAGVTSYVLEQLDQGQWYFTMTALDSEGLESEFSEEGQKTIE
- a CDS encoding transglycosylase SLT domain-containing protein; the protein is MHTDNAACGIHMSSLSRKSLGAFCLLGALFLSTGAVQAESPEPDPPLAVDAYSDEYDELFRHYSRRFFGPFVDWRWFKAQAVAESFLNERAVSPVGARGLMQLMPNTYKEIRTGHSELGEIYSPWWNVAAGLYYNSMLYRKWNDEFQGNDRFLLMLASYNAGFYRVRQGLQRVGKVRTWEEIEDHVPAETRAYVARIRQLMRPKPQAPIVASAQTP
- a CDS encoding glycerophosphodiester phosphodiesterase, which encodes MAHPLFVEKRHPFVLGHRGVPLLHQENSLAGLGRAVELGIEGVEFDVYRTRDDHVVLFHDEETHRLTGVRGRISDMSWDEVSRLRIRRRLDVGGGRIIDYGREERIPLLEEVLDEFSGKLLMNIEMKAYAPRWDRRHTGTEVARVIRRCGAANSVVVTSFDFFMLWYLEREFAGLHSGFAYDDGMLGEKAGEWFERIPEIRTDLARMPGNQNGVSFLNFLMEANAIGRLIDSTLVDAEYTLIDSDTVERFHARGMLVGAYTLFPLDTRLARHSYEEPLEIIRRLAEQRVDWIETDDPEQLQEFFAHL